One Papaver somniferum cultivar HN1 chromosome 10, ASM357369v1, whole genome shotgun sequence genomic window carries:
- the LOC113319388 gene encoding phospholipase D zeta 1-like, whose protein sequence is MSLEKLIYSNGEEEKQRLSEPLVSSSNRSSSHQSFHERSNEEEEEVEEKIFEELPKATIVSVNRSDSSDSNPLLLSYTIQLQYKQFKWRLLKKAPQVIYLHLQLKKRAIIEEFHEKQEQAKDWLRTLGIGDQTTVMHDGDDLDDETVHSHHEENTKKTNVPSRAALPIICPALGKQQSVLDTAKVAMQGYLNHFLGNLDIVNSREVCRFLEVSKLSFASEYGPKLKEDYVMVKHLRKITKREDDDGKCCPCLWFNCCRTNWQKVWAVLKPGFFALLNDPFDTKLLDIILFDVLPSSNGKGEGQFCLAKEIKERNPLRYSFVVSSGAQSMKLRTRSSNKVRDWVAGINEAVIQPPEGWCHPHRFSSFAPPRGLTEDGSQAQWFVDGEAAFEAIAKAIEEAKSEIFITDWWLCPELYLRRPFSECDSSRLDVLLEAKAKEGVQIYILLYKEVPLALKINSMYSKQKLLNIHENVRVLRYPDHISTGVYLWSHHEKLVIVDYKISFIGGLDLCFGRYDNSEHKVGDFPAVIWPGKDYYNARESEPNSWVDTMRDELDRCKYPRMPWHDVHCALWGPPCRDIARHFVQRWNYAKRNKAPNVQKIPLLMPQHHMVIPHYLGRRNTEIVSESTNKENSHGDTPFQGSLASPASVQDIPLLFPREANGLVVEYENQNLNSSGEIPNPRNQQSSCDPTLSVFSLNSKAKPPASDPMDIQRNMCLNEQSGTQCSDAWWKGQERGDQVISADEAGQVGPRASCRCQVIRSVGQWSAGTSQTEESIHNAYCSLIDKAEHYVYIENQFFISGLSQDEIIHNRVLESLYKRILRAYQESKCFRVIIVMPLLPGFQGGLDDGDAASVRAIMHWQYRTICRGKNSILQNLYGVLGPRTRDYISFYSLRGHGRLCDGGPLVTNQVYVHSKVLLIDDHTAMIGSANINDRSLLGSRDSEICVVIEDKEFVNSSMNEKPWKAGKLASSLRLSLWAEHLGIRGGEINRLRDPVTDATYKDIWMSTAKENTSIYQDVFACLPNDKVHSRSAIRQSMAYWKDRLGYTTIDLGVAPSKLEAFHKGDVKVTDPMKRLESIRGHLVSFPLEFMCQEEDLRPMFIESEFYVSPEVFH, encoded by the exons ATGTCGTTGGAGAAACTGATTTATAGTAatggagaagaagagaagcagaGATTATCTGAGCCGTTGGTGTCTTCGTCCAATAGGTCATCATCACATCAGAGCTTCCATGAAAGaagcaatgaagaagaagaagaagtggaagaaaagaTATTTGAAGAATTACCAAAAGCAACGATTGTATCTGTTAACCGTTCCGACTCTAGTGATTCTAATCCTTTGCTTTTATCTTATACTATTCAACTTCAATACAAACAG TTCAAATGGCGGTTACTGAAGAAAGCTCCTCAAGTTATCTACTTGCATTTACAGTTGAAGAAACGAGCAATTATTGAAGAATTCCATGAGAAACAAGAGCAG GCTAAAGATTGGCTTCGGACGTTAGGAATAGGAGATCAAACAACAGTTATGCATGATGGTGATGATTTAGACGATGAGACTGTTCATTCGCACCACGAAGAAAACACTAAGAAAAC GAATGTTCCGTCACGTGCTGCTCTTCCAATTATTTGCCCAGCACTAGGAAAACAGCAATCTGTTCTAGATACAGCTAAGGTCGCAATGCAAGGGTATCTGAATCATTTTCTGGGGAATTTGGACATTGTAAACTCCAGAGAG GTCTGCAGGTTTTTGGAAGTGTCCAAGTTATCATTTGCTTCAGAGTATGGTCCTAAGCTTAAAGAGGATTATGTAATGGTGAAACATCTACGGAAAATCACTAAGAGGGAAGATGATGATGGAAAATGTTGTCCGTGCCTCTGGTTCAATTGCTGTAGAACCAATTGGCAAAAG GTCTGGGCTGTATTGAAACCTGGATTTTTCGCCTTGCTTAATGATCCTTTTGACACCAAACTCTTAGATATAATCCTGTTCGATGTACTACCATCCTCAAATGGAAAGGGAGAAGGCCAATTTTGTTTAGCAAAAGAAATTAAGGAGCGTAATCCTTTACGTTATTCATTTGTG GTGTCTTCTGGAGCCCAGAGCATGAAGTTAAGAACAAGAAGTAGCAATAAGGTTAGAGATTGGGTTGCCGGGATTAATGAAGCTGTAATACAGCCACCTGAAGGATGGTGCCATCCTCACCGTTTCAGCTCTTTTGCTCCCCCAAGGGGATTGACTGAAGATGGTAGCCAGGCCCAGTGGTTTGTAGATGGGGAGGCTGCATTTGAAGCGATTGCCAAAGCAATTGAGGAAGCCAAGTCAGAG ATATTTATTACAGATTGGTGGCTGTGCCCAGAGCTGTATCTACGACGGCCTTTTAGTGAATGTGATTCCTCTCGGCTCGATGTTTTACTGGAAGCAAAAGCCAAAGAAGGGGTTCAG ATTTACATTCTTCTTTACAAGGAAGTTCCCCTTGCCTTGAAAATTAACAGTATGTACAGCAAGCAAAAGCTTCTTAATATTCATGAGAACGTGAGAGTACTGCGTTATCCTGACCATATCTCAACAGGTGTTTATTTATG GTCCCACCATGAAAAGCTTGTTATTGTCGATTACAAGATTTCCTTTATTGGAGGACTTGATTTATGTTTTGGTCGTTATGACAACTCCGAACATAAAGTAGGTGATTTCCCTGCTGTGATTTGGCCGGGAAAAGACTATTACAATGCAAG GGAGTCGGAGCCGAACTCTTGGGTGGATACGATGAGAGATGAATTGGATCGTTGTAAGTACCCACGCATGCCATGGCATGATGTCCATTGTGCTCTATGGGGCCCTCCTTGCCGTGATATTGCAAGGCATTTTGTTCAGCGCTGGAACTATGCAAAG AGAAACAAAGCTCCGAATGTGCAAAAAATTCCTCTACTCATGCCTCAGCACCACATGGTTATTCCACATTACTTGGGAAGAAGAAACACAGAAATAGTGTCCGAAAGTACAAACAAGGAAAATAGTCACGGGGACACACCATTCCAGGGTTCTCTTGCCTCCCCAGCGTCAGTACAGGACATACCGCTGCTTTTTCCTCGGGAAGCTAATGGACTAGTTGTGGAATACGAAAACCAAAACTTGAACAGCTCGGGCGAGATTCCCAATCCTAGGAATCAGCAAAGCAGCTGTGATCCAACCCTTTCAGTCTTTTCTCTGAATTCTAAAGCCAAACCGCCAGCTTCAGATCCCATGGATATTCAGAGAAACATGTGTTTAAATGAGCAGTCTGGCACGCAATGTTCAGATGCATGGTGGAAAGGACAGGAGCGGGGAGATCAGGTCATTTCTGCTGATGAAGCTGGACAAGTTGGTCCTCGCGCTTCTTGTCGTTGCCAG GTTATTCGAAGTGTCGGTCAGTGGTCAGCTGGAACAAGCCAAACTGAAGAGAGCATTCACAATGCTTATTGCTCTCTGATTGACAAAGCAGAGCACTATGTTTACATCGAG AATCAATTCTTCATCTCAGGTCTTTCTCAAGATGAGATAATACATAATCGTGTCTTGGAGTCATTATACAAGCGCATTTTACGAGCATACCAAGAATCGAAGTGTTTCAGAGTTATTATTGTCATGCCACTCCTACCTGGCTTCCAG GGTGGTCTGGATGATGGTGATGCGGCATCTGTAAGAGCAATAATGCATTGGCAATATCGAACAATTTGCAGAGGAAAGAATTCAATATTGCAGAATTTATATGGTGTGCTTGGTCCTAGAACACGTGATTACATTTCTTTCTATAGTCTCCGAGGTCATGGCAGACTCTGCGATGGTGGCCCTTTAGTAACCAATCAG GTATATGTGCACAGCAAGGTATTGTTGATTGATGACCATACAGCCATGATTGGATCAGCTAATATAAATGATAGGAGTTTACTTGGATCAAGAGACTCCGAG ATTTGTGTAGTTATAGAAGATAAAGAATTTGTAAATTCATCCATGAATGAAAAGCCATGGAAAGCTGGTAAATTAGCTTCTAGTCTTCGTCTTTCTCTGTGGGCCGAGCATCTTGGTATTCGTGGTGGAGAG ATCAATCGATTACGTGATCCTGTCACCGATGCAACATACAAAGATATTTGGATGTCAACTGCAAAG GAAAATACGAGTATCTACCAAGATGTCTTTGCTTGCCTTCCCAACGATAAAGTACACTCGAG ATCTGCAATCAGACAAAGCATGGCATACTGGAAAGATAGATTGGGATATACCACTATTGATTTAGGAGTTGCTCCAAGCAAATTAGAGGCTTTTCATAAAGGAGATGTGAAGGTAACAGATCCCATGAAAAGATTAGAATCCATAAGAGGACATCTAGTTTCATTTCCCTTAGAATTTATGTGTCAGGAAGAAGATTTAAGACCCATGTTCATTGAGAGTGAGTTTTATGTATCTCCTGAAGTCTTCCATTGA